From a single Vicia villosa cultivar HV-30 ecotype Madison, WI unplaced genomic scaffold, Vvil1.0 ctg.002871F_1_1, whole genome shotgun sequence genomic region:
- the LOC131639959 gene encoding triose phosphate/phosphate translocator, non-green plastid, chloroplastic-like produces the protein MQSAAFTLSPSLPLRNLNRQNTNRLTRSSTNLRLSAKLNDAVNPNGASSSSSSSFTRKSWSISPSSSSSSSFKFRPLPLLSTSDLSPPKATSESAAESADSGSLLKTLQLGSLFGLWYLFNIYFNIYNKQVLKACHFPVTVTVVQFAVGTVLVSVMWALNLYKRPKINGAMLAAIFPLAIVHTLGNLFTNMSLGKVAVSFTHTIKAMEPFFSVILSAMFLGERPTPWVIGSLVPIVGGVALASVTEASFNWAGFWSAMASNVTNQSRNVLSKKVMVKQEESLDNITLFSIITIMSFFLLAPAAIFMEGVKFTPAYLQSAGLNVRQVYTRSLLAALCFHAYQQVSYMILQRVSPVTHSVGNCVKRVVVIVSSVIIFKTPVSPVNALGTAVGLAGVFLYSRVKRIKSKPKAV, from the exons ATGCAGTCCGCCGCTTTCACTCTCTCCCCTTCTCTCCCTCTCCGAAATCTCAACCGCCAAAACACCAACCGTTTAACTCGCTCCTCCACTAACCTCCGTCTCTCCGCCAAATTAAACGACGCCGTAAATCCCAATGGCGcctcctcttcttcctcctcctcctTCACTCGTAAATCATGGTCTATTTCTCCTTCTTCATCTTCCTCCTCTTCTTTCAAATTCAGACCTCTCCCTCTCCTTTCCACCTCCGATCTTTCTCCTCCTAAAGCCACATCCGAAAGCGCCGCTGAATCTGCTGATTCCGGTTCTTTGCTCAAAACTCTTCAACTTGGATCCTTGTTCGGATTGTGGTACCTCTTCAATATCTACTTCAATATCTACAATAAACAG GTTTTGAAGGCGTGCCATTTCCCTGTAACTGTTACTGTAGTTCAATTTGCTGTTGGGACTGTTCTTGTATCAGTTATGTGGGCTCTTAATCTCTACAAGAGACCTAAAATCAATGGCGCCATG CTTGCAGCTATATTTCCACTAGCTATTGTGCATACTTTGGGGAACCTTTTCACTAATATGAGTCTTGGAAAGGTGGCTGTGTCTTTTACTCACACTATTAAAGCTATGGAGCCTTTCTTTTCGGTTATCCTTTCTGCCATGTTTCTTGGAGAG AGACCTACACCTTGGGTGATTGGTTCCCTTGTTCCTATTGTTGGTGGAGTTGCTCTGGCGTCTGTTACGGAGGCGTCTTTCAATTG GGCTGGATTTTGGAGTGCAATGGCTTCCAATGTGACAAACCAATCACGTAATGTTCTTAGCAAAAAGGTCATGGTTAAACAAGAG GAATCCTTGGACAACATAACTCTCTTCTCTATAATAACAATAATGTCATTCTTCTTGTTAGCACCTGCTGCTATCTTCATGGAGGGTGTCAAATTCACCCCTGCTTACCTGCAATCTGCT GGATTAAATGTTAGACAAGTGTACACCAGATCTCTTCTTGCTGCACTCTGTTTCCATGCATATCAACAA GTTTCTTACATGATATTGCAGAGGGTATCACCTGTTACCCATTCCGTCGGTAATTGTGTGAAGCGTGTTGTGGTTATTGTGAGCTCTGTCATCATCTTCAAAACACCTGTCTCGCCTGTGAATGCTTTAG gTACTGCTGTTGGTCTTGCTGGTGTTTTCCTCTACTCAAGGGTGAAGCGAATTAAGTCAAAGCCAAAGGCAGTTTAA
- the LOC131639956 gene encoding transcription factor MYB98-like, whose product MDLETKLTENFYFKSNMKNQENPFIVPPSQGFLQDFNHIDKFNPNGTFFNHVSGVQNFGPSDKFSFADNDFKPFVENSGNSNGNGNGHAFVMDNFLHGGYDLNNLSQRNNQVETMVTNQSNYFPFNINIPQETKPLSFVAPDEVSCMPSMRYYKRFGMNRNSKAYPLTRKIEKIRKNSNVVKGQWTVEEDGLLIQLVEQNGLRKWSRIAQMLPGRIGKQCRERWHNHLRPDIKKDIWSEEEDRILIKAHGEIGNKWAEIAKKLPGRTENSIKNHWNATKRRQYSKRKCRSKYPRGNLLQDYIKSLNLDKNPPKDYRKKSSTNVSVMKNNTNKDTTIAISAQSQPQSQSQKAEQFCPSDECLVPSCGFDDVPDFCFDESLFQDGCSIDSLLDDVKIMEGKKHCDVEKEIMESMFGAEVKKEMDLIDMVFSCQ is encoded by the exons ATGGATCTTGAGACAAAGCTTACAGAAAATTTCTACTTCAAATCCAACATGAAAAATCAAGAGAATCCTTTCATTGTTCCTCCATCTCAAGGATTCTTACAAGATTTTAATCACATTGATAAATTTAATCCGAATGGTacttttttcaatcatgtttctgGGGTCCAAAACTTCGGTCCTAGTGATAAATTTTCTTTTGCTGATAATGATTTCAAGCCATTTGTCGAGAATAGTGGTAATAGTAATGGTAATGGTAATGGTCATGCTTTTGTAATGGACAATTTTCTTCATGGAGGTTATGACTTGAACAATCTTTCTCAGAGGAATAATCAAGTCGAAACGATGGTTACAAACCAAAGTAATTATTTTCCCTTTAATATTAATATTCCTCAAGAAACCAAACCTTTGAGTTTTGTTGCACCAGATGAAGTTTCATGCATGCCTTCAATGAGATATTACAAAAGATTTGGCATGAATAGAAACAGCAAAGCATATCCTCTcacaagaaagatagaaaaaattCGTAAGAATTCCAACGTTGTGAAAGGACAATGGACTGTAGAAGAAGATGG GTTGTTGATTCAGCTGGTTGAACAAAATGGTTTGAGAAAATGGTCTCGTATTGCTCAGATGTTGCCTGGTAGAATTGGAAAACAATGCCGAGAGCGATGGCATAATCATCTAAGGCCTGATATTAAG AAGGACATATGGAGTGAAGAAGAGGACAGAATATTGATCAAAGCTCATGGAGAGATAGGAAACAAATGGGCAGAGATAGCTAAAAAGTTACCAGGAAGAACTGAAAACTCAATAAAAAACCATTGGAATGCAACCAAGAGAAGACAATATTCTAAAAGAAAGTGTCGTTCGAAATACCCTAGAGGAAATCTTCTACAAGATTATATCAAGAGCTTGAACTTAGACAAAAACCCCCCAAAAGATTATAGAAAAAAATCATCAACTAATGTCAGTGTCATGAAAAACAATACCAACAAAGACACAACAATAGCAATATCAGCTCAGTCTCAGCCTCAGTCTCAGTCTCAGAAAGCTGAACAGTTTTGTCCAAGTGATGAGTGTTTGGTTCCGAGttgtggttttgatgatgttccaGATTTTTGTTTTGATGAGAGTTTGTTTCAAGATGGGTGTAGTATTGATTCTCTTCTGGATGATGTGAAAATTATGGAAGGAAAAAAACATTGTGATGTTGAGAAAGAGATTATGGAATCTATGTTTGGAGCTGAAGTTAAGAAGGAGATGGATTTGATTGATATGGTTTTTTCATGTCAATGA